Proteins from a single region of Haloterrigena turkmenica DSM 5511:
- a CDS encoding response regulator, which produces MGEGAVESVEILLVEDNPGDVRLVEEALQGTDSTLHISSDGREALDFLHRRDEFTDVPRPDIVLLDLNLPQVDGTQVLDEIRSDPELKRLRVTVLTSVPEEYASPELDELDANDFFAKPADPDEFMALVRSRVGDL; this is translated from the coding sequence ATGGGTGAAGGGGCTGTGGAGAGCGTGGAGATCCTCTTAGTCGAGGATAATCCCGGAGACGTTCGGCTGGTCGAAGAGGCACTTCAGGGGACCGACAGTACCCTTCATATCTCGAGCGACGGGAGGGAAGCGCTCGACTTCCTTCACCGACGGGACGAATTCACGGACGTTCCGCGCCCGGACATCGTTCTGCTCGACCTGAACCTGCCGCAAGTAGACGGCACGCAGGTCCTCGACGAAATTCGAAGCGATCCCGAACTGAAACGGCTTCGAGTGACCGTCTTAACCAGCGTGCCCGAGGAATACGCCTCTCCCGAACTGGACGAGCTCGACGCGAACGACTTTTTCGCCAAACCGGCCGATCCTGACGAATTCATGGCCCTCGTCCGGTCACGTGTCGGAGATCTGTAA
- a CDS encoding DUF7344 domain-containing protein, translated as MSSIDTSLPDEIASVADSDEEQRLSKDIIFELLKNRRRREVLAYLLEADDTVTLGELAEQIAAWENDTEVSALSSDQRKRVYVALYQTHLPKMDDAGIVEYDQDRGLISLSDNADLLMMYLDTDTHQQDRWDRWYAALSVVGAALVTGAFLSVPPLSAVPTLGLAGVVVVAFFVLSVAHAVSNRRRERNVDGKLSRIE; from the coding sequence ATGTCGTCGATCGATACGTCCCTTCCCGACGAGATCGCATCGGTCGCCGATTCGGACGAGGAGCAACGCCTGTCGAAAGACATCATTTTCGAACTCCTGAAGAACCGGCGTCGGCGCGAAGTCCTCGCGTACTTACTTGAGGCCGACGATACGGTCACCCTCGGCGAACTCGCCGAACAGATCGCGGCCTGGGAGAACGATACCGAAGTCAGCGCGCTTAGCTCCGACCAACGCAAGCGCGTGTACGTCGCCCTTTACCAGACCCATCTGCCGAAGATGGACGACGCCGGGATCGTCGAGTACGACCAGGATCGGGGGCTGATCTCGCTTTCGGACAACGCCGACCTGCTGATGATGTATCTGGACACGGATACCCACCAGCAGGATCGCTGGGATCGGTGGTACGCAGCCCTGAGCGTCGTTGGAGCGGCACTCGTCACCGGTGCGTTCCTCAGCGTTCCACCGCTGTCGGCCGTCCCGACGCTCGGGCTCGCCGGCGTCGTCGTCGTCGCCTTCTTCGTTCTCTCGGTGGCCCACGCCGTGTCGAATCGACGGCGCGAACGGAACGTCGACGGCAAGTTATCGCGGATCGAGTGA
- a CDS encoding alpha/beta hydrolase, with amino-acid sequence MSEDTEVDVEVHEDVTYATRDAGELGLDLFVPAVDDPPLVVYVHGGGWVAETRDNVPEPERYAAEWECAIASVSYRLAAIPDALEDGVEFAIDPANDTPRGVFPDQFVDVKAAIRWLRANADEYGYDATDVAAWGASAGGHLALLAGVVDDVEALAGDAFSEADLEKAVAPDESGAVQAVVDWYGVADLTLVPDDPTDPASLLIGGPKSEHEAAFAQASPVTHVSAETPPVLCMHGRDDTVVPIEHSRVLFDALDEAGVDAALYELHDRNHVWVTGGVEEIESERVAMELLTADPTPAQSITETVHLEEGGSATSLIDGTPPAGPDAIERFLERTLE; translated from the coding sequence ATGAGTGAGGATACCGAGGTCGACGTCGAAGTCCACGAGGACGTCACGTACGCGACGCGCGACGCCGGCGAGCTGGGGCTCGATCTGTTCGTCCCCGCGGTCGACGATCCGCCGCTGGTCGTCTACGTCCACGGCGGCGGCTGGGTCGCCGAGACCCGCGACAACGTTCCGGAGCCAGAACGGTACGCGGCCGAGTGGGAGTGTGCGATCGCCAGCGTGAGCTACCGATTGGCCGCGATTCCCGACGCCCTCGAGGACGGCGTCGAGTTCGCGATCGACCCGGCGAACGACACGCCGCGGGGCGTCTTCCCCGACCAGTTCGTCGACGTGAAGGCGGCGATCAGGTGGCTGCGGGCGAACGCCGACGAGTACGGCTACGACGCGACGGACGTCGCGGCGTGGGGCGCATCGGCCGGCGGTCACCTGGCCCTCCTCGCGGGAGTCGTCGACGACGTCGAAGCGCTCGCGGGGGACGCCTTCTCGGAAGCGGACCTCGAGAAGGCGGTCGCCCCCGACGAGTCGGGCGCCGTCCAGGCGGTCGTCGACTGGTACGGCGTCGCGGATCTCACGCTGGTCCCGGACGACCCGACCGATCCCGCCTCGCTGCTCATCGGCGGCCCGAAATCGGAGCACGAGGCCGCGTTCGCGCAGGCGAGTCCGGTGACCCACGTCTCCGCGGAGACGCCGCCGGTCCTCTGTATGCACGGTCGCGACGACACGGTGGTTCCGATCGAACACAGCCGCGTCCTGTTCGACGCGCTGGACGAGGCCGGCGTCGACGCGGCGCTGTACGAACTGCACGACCGCAACCACGTCTGGGTGACCGGCGGTGTCGAGGAGATCGAGTCGGAACGGGTGGCGATGGAGTTGCTGACCGCGGATCCGACGCCCGCACAGTCGATCACCGAGACCGTCCACCTCGAGGAAGGCGGCTCCGCGACCTCGCTCATCGACGGAACGCCCCCAGCGGGACCGGACGCGATCGAGCGGTTCCTCGAGCGTACGCTCGAGTAA
- a CDS encoding Cdc6/Cdc18 family protein, with protein sequence MADSDPFDDSEDIFQVGNIFSNRELVRVGHVPELDRVVGRNEEVREVGAALGPAIHGGPPETTIIYGKTGTGKSLVSRCVTREARKRAAENAVDLEHAYVDCSDYQTEAKASREMARQLFDNVVDDLDDHVREETSIPRIGISAADYRDITWELLEETDADAFVVILDEIDKLSDDELLRSLSRARESGKIDTHIGIICISNKIEYRERLNERVDSSLQDNELVFDPYDAGQLRNILENRRDAFVEGVLGESVIPRTAALAAREHGDARKAVDTFYEAGRLAEKQGSDEVTEEHVDAAIQRAEVNRFEKLVKGQTPHVRLILRSLALLTKSEDREQFRTAGIYDIYTRIAEKEATDPLSYDRVSRLLKEQSFLGITESEHTGGGQGEGSYLEHRLLRDPEIVLEALEEAE encoded by the coding sequence ATGGCTGATTCAGACCCGTTCGATGATTCGGAGGACATATTTCAAGTCGGTAATATCTTCTCGAATCGGGAGTTAGTTCGAGTTGGTCACGTCCCGGAGTTAGATCGCGTCGTGGGACGAAACGAAGAGGTTCGTGAGGTCGGCGCTGCTCTCGGTCCTGCGATCCATGGGGGTCCCCCGGAGACGACGATTATCTACGGGAAAACGGGGACGGGCAAATCACTGGTCTCACGATGTGTAACCAGAGAGGCCCGTAAACGCGCTGCAGAGAACGCTGTCGACCTAGAACACGCATACGTTGACTGCTCGGACTATCAAACGGAGGCGAAAGCGAGTCGAGAGATGGCCCGTCAGCTATTTGATAATGTTGTTGATGATCTCGATGACCACGTGAGAGAGGAAACATCGATCCCTCGAATTGGAATTAGTGCCGCCGATTATCGGGATATTACGTGGGAATTGCTCGAAGAAACGGATGCTGATGCCTTTGTCGTAATACTCGACGAGATCGACAAACTCTCCGACGACGAACTCCTTCGAAGTCTCTCGCGGGCGCGAGAAAGCGGGAAGATCGATACGCACATCGGAATTATCTGTATCAGTAACAAGATCGAATATCGAGAGCGATTGAACGAACGAGTCGACTCGAGCCTGCAGGACAATGAACTAGTGTTCGATCCCTATGACGCAGGTCAGCTCCGTAACATCCTCGAGAACCGTCGGGATGCCTTCGTCGAGGGCGTTCTCGGGGAGAGCGTTATCCCGCGAACTGCTGCACTGGCCGCTCGAGAGCACGGAGACGCTCGAAAGGCTGTGGACACGTTCTACGAGGCCGGCCGTCTCGCTGAGAAGCAGGGCTCTGACGAGGTTACTGAGGAACACGTCGATGCGGCGATTCAGCGTGCGGAAGTGAACCGGTTCGAGAAACTCGTGAAGGGGCAGACGCCTCACGTGCGGCTGATACTACGCTCGCTAGCGTTACTTACTAAATCAGAGGACCGAGAGCAGTTCCGGACAGCGGGCATATACGACATCTATACGCGGATTGCGGAGAAAGAAGCCACTGATCCGCTGTCTTACGACCGAGTCTCGAGACTGCTAAAAGAACAGTCGTTCCTCGGCATTACCGAGAGCGAACACACGGGCGGAGGCCAAGGAGAAGGGAGCTATCTCGAACACCGATTGCTTCGTGACCCCGAAATTGTTCTCGAGGCGCTCGAGGAAGCGGAATAG
- a CDS encoding transcription initiation factor IIB, whose product MTRSIIDHTTSESTETETGLCPDCETDTIVHDPDRGERVCEECGLVLTEDPIDYGPEWRAFNAQEHDELSRVGAPLTQSMHDRGLTTTIDWRNKDANGHSMSADKQGQLHRLRVWQERIRTKNAGERNLKYALSEIDRMVSALGVPKPVKETASVIYRRALEQDLIRGRSIEGVATSALYTACRKEDIPRSLEEVTSVSRVDQREIGRTYRYIADELDINLEPTNPRQFVPRFCSELDVGKDVETKAVEIIDRTTDQGLHSGKSPTGFAAAAIYAAGLLCDETIPQRAVADTAQTTVVTVRNRYREQLEAIDQQPATT is encoded by the coding sequence ATGACGCGGTCCATTATCGATCACACCACGAGCGAATCAACTGAGACAGAGACCGGTCTGTGTCCGGACTGCGAAACCGATACGATCGTCCACGACCCGGACCGCGGCGAGCGAGTCTGCGAGGAGTGCGGACTCGTTCTGACTGAAGATCCGATCGATTACGGCCCCGAGTGGCGAGCCTTCAACGCCCAGGAACACGACGAGCTCTCCCGAGTCGGCGCGCCGCTGACCCAGTCGATGCACGACCGGGGGTTGACGACGACCATCGACTGGCGCAACAAGGACGCCAACGGCCACTCGATGTCGGCCGACAAACAGGGCCAGCTCCACCGGCTTCGCGTCTGGCAGGAACGCATCCGCACGAAAAACGCCGGCGAACGCAACCTCAAGTACGCGCTCTCGGAAATCGACCGCATGGTCAGCGCGTTAGGGGTTCCAAAGCCCGTCAAAGAGACCGCAAGCGTCATTTACCGGCGCGCGCTCGAGCAGGATCTCATCCGCGGCCGGTCGATCGAGGGCGTCGCCACCAGCGCGCTGTATACGGCCTGTCGTAAGGAGGATATTCCGCGGAGCCTCGAGGAAGTAACCTCCGTTTCCCGAGTTGACCAGCGGGAGATCGGCCGGACGTATCGGTATATCGCCGACGAACTCGACATCAATCTGGAGCCGACCAATCCGCGCCAGTTCGTCCCCCGCTTCTGTTCGGAACTCGACGTCGGCAAGGACGTCGAGACGAAGGCCGTCGAGATCATCGACCGCACGACCGATCAGGGCCTGCACTCGGGAAAGTCACCGACCGGCTTCGCCGCCGCCGCCATCTACGCGGCCGGCCTGCTGTGCGACGAAACGATTCCCCAGCGGGCCGTCGCCGACACCGCCCAGACGACCGTGGTGACGGTTCGGAACCGGTACCGCGAACAACTCGAGGCGATCGACCAGCAGCCGGCGACGACGTGA
- a CDS encoding universal stress protein, which translates to MSNTSDSTQRDLLAHVLVPVAHEDDALKTARALEPYDPNRVTALHVVEKGEGVPDKTPVEQSEELAAESYAAVRQVFPDADDHTAYARDVVGAIFEAADDVNASAIAYRARGGNRIMQFLSGDLSLKLITRGNRPVIALPRTETNK; encoded by the coding sequence ATGAGCAACACGAGCGATTCCACTCAGCGTGATCTCCTCGCTCACGTTCTCGTCCCGGTCGCACACGAGGACGATGCCTTGAAGACGGCGAGAGCACTCGAACCGTACGATCCCAACCGTGTGACGGCACTTCACGTCGTCGAAAAGGGAGAAGGGGTGCCAGACAAAACACCCGTTGAGCAATCGGAGGAGTTAGCCGCGGAGTCGTACGCCGCCGTCCGGCAAGTGTTCCCTGACGCCGACGATCATACCGCTTACGCTCGCGACGTCGTCGGAGCGATCTTTGAGGCTGCCGACGATGTCAACGCGAGCGCCATCGCGTACCGTGCCCGCGGGGGTAACCGGATTATGCAGTTCCTCTCGGGAGACCTATCGCTTAAACTCATTACTCGGGGAAATCGGCCCGTCATTGCCCTGCCGCGAACAGAAACGAACAAGTAA
- a CDS encoding protein sorting system archaetidylserine decarboxylase, protein MNFAPGAWKYAIPALLAAPFALLFSATVSLIALAVGAGTLAFFRDPDRTPPPTGVVSPADGTVSVLREEGDRVRLGVFMNVWHVHVVRSPFDASVIDLEHVSGANRPAFSKESDRNERVHVRCETESSNLPESEAGADLEDADAEDPHSRPDEPAFDAQVTLIAGAFARRIFPYVEPGDDLERGERLGHIAFGSRVDVLFPPEVDLEDISVENGDSMTAGETVVLESGASLGGEIDLGAGSDIGSGLEDEGGDESPA, encoded by the coding sequence ATGAACTTCGCTCCGGGGGCCTGGAAGTACGCGATTCCGGCCTTGCTCGCCGCGCCGTTCGCGCTGCTGTTCAGCGCGACGGTGAGCCTCATCGCCCTCGCGGTGGGGGCCGGCACGCTCGCGTTCTTCCGCGATCCCGACCGCACCCCGCCGCCGACGGGCGTCGTCTCGCCGGCCGACGGGACCGTTTCCGTCCTCCGCGAGGAGGGCGACCGGGTCCGACTCGGCGTCTTCATGAACGTCTGGCACGTCCACGTCGTCCGCTCGCCGTTCGACGCGTCGGTGATCGACCTCGAGCACGTCTCCGGCGCGAACCGGCCGGCGTTCTCGAAGGAGTCCGACCGCAACGAGCGGGTCCACGTTCGCTGTGAGACCGAGTCGTCGAACCTGCCCGAGTCCGAAGCCGGCGCCGATCTCGAGGACGCGGACGCCGAGGACCCCCACTCGAGGCCCGACGAACCGGCCTTCGACGCCCAAGTGACGCTGATCGCCGGCGCGTTCGCCCGCCGGATCTTCCCCTACGTCGAGCCCGGCGACGACCTCGAGCGCGGCGAGCGGCTCGGTCACATCGCCTTCGGGAGTCGGGTCGACGTGCTGTTTCCGCCCGAGGTGGACCTCGAGGATATTTCGGTGGAGAACGGTGACTCGATGACGGCTGGAGAGACGGTGGTGCTCGAGAGCGGGGCATCGCTCGGTGGCGAGATCGATCTCGGGGCTGGATCTGATATCGGGAGCGGACTCGAGGACGAGGGTGGCGACGAGTCGCCCGCTTAG
- a CDS encoding DUF6036 family nucleotidyltransferase, with protein MRPTFGREYIEGEFQRIADGLSDPLTVYLIGGGAMSLRDLKAATKDIDLVVPDGDAYGQFWAVLMELEYSEVQSLDSDYRALGATSCVENDDGCRLDIFNQQVANKLVLTEGMVDRSEPFLETEPLTVRLVSSEDIFLFKLIAGRDDDIGDMNTLVQTGLDYGVVSTELEAQIDRLGDDRFATFANDALVDLDERYGVTTPIEDRVRELTTRYYRGLEVLQALDEPKTIDELAGDLELAVAEIRDRVAYLEEFDRVTRENQRINPTE; from the coding sequence ATGAGACCGACGTTCGGACGTGAGTACATCGAAGGCGAGTTTCAGCGGATCGCCGACGGACTGTCGGATCCGCTCACCGTCTACCTGATCGGCGGCGGCGCGATGTCGCTCCGCGATCTGAAGGCCGCAACGAAGGATATCGACCTCGTCGTCCCCGACGGCGATGCGTACGGCCAGTTCTGGGCCGTGCTGATGGAGCTCGAGTATTCGGAGGTGCAGTCGCTGGATTCCGACTACCGGGCGCTCGGCGCGACGAGTTGCGTCGAGAACGACGACGGCTGTCGCCTCGATATCTTCAACCAGCAGGTCGCGAACAAGCTCGTGCTGACCGAGGGAATGGTCGACCGCAGCGAGCCGTTCCTCGAGACGGAGCCGTTGACCGTCCGCCTCGTCAGTAGCGAGGATATCTTTCTGTTCAAGCTGATCGCCGGCCGCGACGACGACATCGGGGACATGAATACGCTAGTGCAAACCGGCCTCGACTACGGCGTCGTCAGCACCGAGCTCGAGGCGCAAATCGACCGGCTCGGCGACGACCGGTTCGCTACGTTCGCGAACGACGCGCTGGTCGATCTCGACGAACGATACGGAGTCACTACGCCGATCGAGGATCGCGTCCGCGAACTGACGACCCGGTACTACCGCGGGCTCGAAGTACTCCAAGCGCTCGATGAACCGAAAACGATCGACGAGCTAGCAGGCGATCTCGAACTCGCCGTCGCCGAGATCCGGGATCGAGTCGCATATCTCGAGGAGTTCGATCGAGTGACACGGGAAAACCAGCGAATCAATCCAACGGAATAG
- a CDS encoding PAS domain-containing sensor histidine kinase, giving the protein MESGPPSAPSAGNTDSQSSASEFGTGALLAAADVAAFRVGADGTIAAVNDAFASLTGHDRSELLGTPFSELTAADDPTLESLVDEAAGAGPLSAQVSIRTNAETSIAVDVHLEVRETDDGPRLAGVVNRRPTSTESVSDSDLTYGRTFEALANALPDGIIVLDTNSDVQYANPAVERILGHAPDELVGSSKVNIIPPRLRQAHLDALQNYLETGERNLNWTYVELPGQHKSGHEVPLGVSLNDFTYDGDRYFVGLFRDISPRKEAERTLKAKVAQLESIAYLGRHALEEGDADDLLEKATELASAALEVDCCVAFEYDSIGTAPGTVGSGAPTADVGIRMAGSDGDAFRVRATTDCDEAVLERECERSASTESLAGATLASDEPIVVEDVATDDRIDAPHLSDEGIHSGLGVTIGPITDPWGVLVAYDGRDGEFADHDVDFLESAATIIATALERQAYERQLSETVDELEASNERLEQFAYAASHDLQEPLRMVSSYLGLVESRYADELDDDAMEFIEFAVDGADRMREMIDGLLEYSRIDTQGEPFEPVDLETVLEDVLTDLQMMLEESDAEITAESLPTVRGDPTQLRQLLQNLLSNAIEYSGDEPPRVHLEAERCGRTWRVSVEDEGIGIDPEDADRIFQVFQRLHSREEYDGTGIGLALCRRIVERHGGDIWVDCESGEGATFSFTLPRANADA; this is encoded by the coding sequence ATGGAATCGGGTCCTCCGTCGGCGCCCTCTGCCGGGAATACGGACTCTCAGTCGTCCGCGAGCGAGTTCGGCACCGGAGCGTTGCTCGCCGCAGCGGATGTCGCCGCCTTTCGCGTCGGAGCGGACGGAACGATCGCCGCGGTCAACGACGCCTTCGCGTCGCTGACCGGCCACGACCGCTCGGAACTGCTCGGAACGCCGTTTTCGGAGCTCACGGCGGCCGACGATCCGACGCTCGAGTCGCTCGTTGACGAGGCTGCCGGGGCGGGCCCGCTCTCGGCGCAGGTCTCGATCCGAACGAACGCGGAGACGTCGATCGCCGTCGACGTCCACCTCGAGGTTCGCGAGACCGACGACGGGCCCCGGCTCGCCGGGGTCGTCAACCGGCGGCCGACTTCCACGGAGTCGGTTTCCGACTCGGATCTCACCTACGGTCGGACGTTCGAGGCGCTGGCTAACGCGCTCCCGGACGGCATCATCGTCCTCGATACGAACAGCGACGTCCAGTACGCTAACCCCGCCGTCGAACGGATTCTCGGCCACGCCCCGGACGAACTCGTCGGCTCGAGCAAGGTCAACATCATCCCGCCGCGCCTGCGCCAGGCCCACCTCGACGCCCTGCAGAACTACCTCGAGACCGGCGAGCGGAACTTAAACTGGACCTACGTGGAGCTGCCCGGACAGCACAAGTCGGGCCACGAGGTCCCGTTGGGCGTCTCGCTCAACGACTTCACCTACGACGGCGACCGCTACTTCGTCGGGCTCTTCCGGGACATATCGCCGCGAAAGGAGGCCGAACGGACGCTCAAGGCCAAGGTCGCCCAGCTCGAGTCGATCGCCTACCTCGGCCGCCACGCGCTCGAGGAGGGCGACGCCGACGACCTCCTCGAGAAGGCGACCGAACTGGCCAGCGCGGCCCTCGAGGTCGACTGCTGCGTCGCCTTCGAGTACGACAGCATCGGAACCGCCCCCGGGACGGTCGGATCGGGCGCTCCGACGGCCGACGTCGGCATCCGGATGGCCGGCTCGGACGGCGACGCGTTTCGGGTTCGCGCGACCACCGATTGCGACGAGGCCGTGCTCGAACGCGAGTGCGAGCGATCGGCGTCGACCGAGTCGCTGGCCGGCGCCACGCTCGCGTCGGACGAGCCGATCGTCGTCGAAGACGTCGCGACCGACGACCGGATCGACGCGCCCCACCTGTCCGACGAGGGGATCCACAGCGGGCTCGGCGTGACGATCGGTCCGATCACCGACCCGTGGGGGGTCCTCGTCGCCTACGACGGCCGGGACGGGGAGTTCGCCGACCACGACGTCGACTTCCTCGAGAGCGCCGCGACGATCATCGCGACCGCGCTCGAACGCCAGGCGTACGAACGCCAACTGAGCGAGACGGTCGACGAACTCGAGGCCTCGAACGAGCGCTTGGAGCAGTTCGCCTACGCGGCCAGTCACGACCTCCAAGAGCCCCTGCGGATGGTCTCGAGCTATCTGGGCTTGGTCGAGAGTCGGTACGCCGACGAGCTCGACGACGACGCGATGGAGTTCATCGAGTTCGCCGTCGACGGCGCCGATCGGATGCGCGAGATGATCGACGGCCTGCTCGAGTACTCCCGGATCGACACGCAGGGTGAACCGTTCGAGCCCGTCGATCTCGAGACCGTTCTCGAGGACGTCCTGACGGACCTGCAGATGATGCTCGAGGAGTCCGACGCCGAGATCACCGCCGAATCGCTGCCGACCGTCCGCGGCGATCCCACGCAGCTCCGGCAGTTACTGCAGAACCTGCTGTCGAACGCGATCGAGTACTCGGGGGACGAGCCGCCGCGGGTGCACCTCGAGGCCGAACGGTGTGGCCGAACGTGGCGGGTCTCGGTCGAAGATGAGGGCATCGGGATCGATCCCGAGGACGCCGACCGGATCTTTCAGGTGTTCCAGCGCCTGCACAGCCGTGAAGAGTACGACGGCACCGGCATCGGGCTGGCGCTCTGCCGGCGCATCGTCGAGCGCCACGGCGGCGATATCTGGGTCGACTGCGAATCCGGCGAGGGAGCGACGTTCTCGTTTACGCTGCCTCGAGCCAACGCGGACGCGTAG
- a CDS encoding MarR family transcriptional regulator, translating to MLRSSELEVLATIERGDTIADLANRLEYSESYVSRVVADLAAKNLLYTDRDGRRKRVRPSDSRAVETYRDLVRQYSHVDFPELLTGKTLEACYYLDRPRTVADIAERSDNYRNTVNRVLGSLRDRGIVGTDDGRYGFNGDFDRLHEFARALVHHLHRQRLEAVAPSGTILWEDHDEFLAQTATEVDADGFHETGLARFAAFGLQFLLPNRRYYFYSEGLESIPPADLCCHTLLIDDDTRHRSYCLLLLSRVDVDEDDLRERAATYGLEDEIDALHRYLETGGDVRNAHLPEWSEFRELAADYEVTLSA from the coding sequence GTGCTCCGGAGCAGCGAACTCGAGGTTCTCGCCACGATCGAACGAGGCGACACGATCGCCGATCTCGCGAATAGACTCGAGTACAGCGAGAGTTACGTCTCCCGCGTCGTGGCGGACCTCGCCGCGAAGAACCTGCTCTATACGGACCGCGACGGTCGCCGAAAGCGAGTCCGGCCTTCCGATTCCCGGGCTGTCGAGACGTACCGCGATCTCGTCCGGCAGTATTCCCACGTCGACTTCCCCGAGCTACTGACCGGGAAGACCCTCGAAGCGTGCTACTACCTCGATCGACCGCGAACGGTCGCCGACATCGCTGAGCGAAGCGACAACTACCGGAATACCGTCAATCGCGTACTCGGGAGCCTCCGGGACCGTGGGATCGTCGGCACCGACGACGGGCGCTACGGTTTCAACGGCGACTTCGATCGGCTCCACGAGTTTGCTCGCGCACTCGTCCACCACCTCCATCGACAGCGACTCGAGGCGGTCGCGCCGAGCGGGACGATTCTCTGGGAAGATCACGACGAGTTCCTGGCCCAGACCGCGACGGAGGTCGACGCCGACGGCTTTCACGAGACTGGCCTCGCACGATTCGCGGCCTTCGGCCTCCAGTTCCTGCTGCCCAACCGACGCTACTACTTCTACTCCGAAGGTCTGGAATCGATTCCGCCGGCGGACCTGTGCTGTCACACGCTCCTGATCGACGACGACACCCGTCACCGGTCCTATTGTCTGCTCCTGCTCAGTCGCGTCGACGTCGACGAGGACGACCTCCGGGAGCGAGCGGCGACGTACGGACTCGAGGACGAAATCGATGCCCTGCATCGGTATCTCGAGACCGGCGGCGATGTCAGGAACGCCCACCTCCCGGAGTGGTCCGAGTTCCGGGAGCTGGCGGCGGACTACGAGGTGACGCTCTCCGCATGA
- a CDS encoding PhiH1 repressor: MQPVDDRILEIFRDHGNLTPAAVEKFGGPSSSHASRRCKQLARYGLLEQIVTGLYAITEEGEAYLDEEFDASELEVSAETS, from the coding sequence ATGCAACCCGTCGACGACCGAATCCTCGAGATCTTCCGCGACCACGGAAATCTCACCCCCGCGGCAGTCGAGAAATTCGGTGGTCCCTCGAGTAGCCACGCCAGCCGCAGGTGCAAACAGTTAGCTCGGTACGGCCTCCTCGAGCAGATCGTTACCGGCCTCTATGCGATCACCGAAGAGGGAGAAGCGTATCTCGATGAGGAGTTCGATGCGAGCGAACTCGAGGTATCAGCCGAGACTTCGTAG